From the genome of Vibrio porteresiae DSM 19223, one region includes:
- a CDS encoding ABC transporter ATP-binding protein, producing the protein MIRLVDIQVTFNPGTILENRALRGVNLEVPKGQFLTVIGSNGAGKSTLLGAVTGETPMVGGKVLIGDQDVTRLTVDQRASLCARVFQDPLAGTCGSLTIEENMALAYMRGKRRGWNLSLSGNRRKLFQERISILGLGLEDRLSDSIGLLSGGQRQAVSLVMATLADSQLLLLDEHTAALDPRMAAFIIDLTKRIVEEFQLTVMMVTHSMKDALACGDRTVMLHQGNIVLDVAGDQRANMDVPDLLEMFSKVRGEALTDDALLLS; encoded by the coding sequence ATGATTCGTCTAGTAGATATTCAAGTCACCTTCAACCCGGGCACCATTTTGGAAAACCGTGCGCTGCGTGGTGTCAATTTGGAAGTGCCGAAAGGGCAATTCTTGACGGTTATCGGTTCTAACGGTGCGGGTAAATCCACTTTGTTAGGGGCGGTGACCGGTGAAACACCGATGGTCGGCGGTAAAGTGTTGATCGGTGACCAAGATGTGACTCGGCTGACCGTTGACCAGCGCGCAAGTCTTTGTGCGCGCGTGTTCCAAGACCCACTCGCGGGAACCTGTGGCTCATTGACCATTGAAGAGAACATGGCATTGGCTTACATGCGCGGTAAACGTCGCGGCTGGAATCTTTCACTCTCTGGCAATCGTCGTAAGCTATTTCAAGAACGCATCAGTATTTTGGGCTTAGGCTTGGAAGATCGTTTAAGTGATAGCATCGGTTTGCTTTCTGGTGGGCAACGTCAAGCGGTGAGTCTAGTTATGGCGACTCTAGCCGACAGCCAACTGCTGCTACTGGATGAGCACACTGCTGCACTCGATCCTCGTATGGCGGCGTTTATCATCGATTTAACCAAACGTATCGTTGAAGAGTTTCAGCTGACGGTGATGATGGTGACTCACTCAATGAAAGATGCTTTGGCGTGTGGCGATCGTACAGTGATGCTGCACCAAGGTAATATTGTGCTCGATGTGGCCGGTGACCAACGAGCCAATATGGATGTGCCGGATTTGTTGGAGATGTTCTCCAAAGTCCGCGGCGAAGCGCTAACCGACGACGCGTTGTTGCTCTCTTAA
- the yfbV gene encoding terminus macrodomain insulation protein YfbV — protein sequence MSNRVGIIYCLKDGQKYMDTWPVRKELNLIFPEQRIIKATKFAVKVMPAVAAIGVLTQMVFHNLDAMPQAIVTALFAMSLPLQGIWWLGNRANTQLPPSLATWYRELHQKIVESGCALEPMKARPRYKELATILNRAFRHLDETALERWF from the coding sequence ATGAGTAATCGAGTCGGCATCATTTATTGTTTAAAAGATGGCCAGAAGTACATGGACACATGGCCGGTACGCAAGGAGCTCAACCTCATTTTTCCCGAGCAGCGAATCATTAAAGCTACTAAATTTGCTGTAAAAGTGATGCCGGCAGTCGCCGCTATCGGTGTCTTAACTCAAATGGTGTTTCACAATTTGGATGCCATGCCACAGGCGATAGTGACAGCTTTATTCGCGATGAGCCTACCGCTGCAAGGTATCTGGTGGCTTGGTAATCGTGCCAATACCCAGTTACCACCAAGCTTGGCAACGTGGTATCGTGAACTGCACCAAAAGATTGTCGAGTCAGGGTGTGCCCTTGAACCGATGAAAGCAAGACCGCGTTATAAAGAGCTTGCTACTATCTTAAACCGTGCGTTTCGTCATCTAGATGAAACGGCCTTAGAACGTTGGTTCTAA
- a CDS encoding ABC transporter substrate-binding protein — protein MKAGKFIATAVLAGATLLSSPTLLAKTVTVAVSQIVEHPALDATRQGLLDGLKAKGYVDGQNLKFEYKTAQGNPAIAVQIAREFVGEKPDVLVGIATPTAQALVAMTRDIPVVFTAVTDPVGAKLVKTLEHPGKNVTGLSDLSPVEQHVELIKELMPNVKTIGVVYNPGEANAVSLMDLLKVAAAKNGVKIIESTALKSADVQSATQAIAEKSDIIYALIDNTVASAIEGMVVAANQAKTPVFGAATSYVDRGAIASLGFDYYQIGLQTADYVVDILNGKKPGDIDVRVATGSDLVLNKTAADKLGFKIPQAILERATSIK, from the coding sequence ATGAAAGCAGGCAAATTTATCGCCACAGCCGTTCTTGCTGGCGCGACATTACTCTCTTCCCCAACACTTCTCGCGAAAACCGTGACGGTTGCTGTCTCTCAAATTGTTGAACACCCCGCTTTAGACGCCACTCGTCAAGGCCTGTTAGATGGCCTCAAAGCCAAAGGTTATGTTGATGGACAAAACCTGAAATTCGAATACAAAACAGCGCAAGGTAACCCTGCGATTGCGGTGCAAATTGCCCGTGAATTTGTCGGCGAAAAACCGGATGTGTTAGTCGGTATCGCAACGCCTACTGCGCAAGCTTTAGTGGCGATGACCCGTGATATTCCAGTGGTCTTTACTGCAGTCACCGATCCTGTTGGCGCTAAACTGGTCAAAACGCTAGAACACCCAGGAAAAAACGTCACTGGTTTGTCTGACCTATCACCAGTAGAACAACACGTAGAGTTGATTAAAGAGTTGATGCCAAACGTGAAGACCATCGGGGTGGTTTATAACCCAGGTGAAGCTAACGCAGTCAGTTTGATGGATCTACTTAAAGTGGCAGCAGCGAAAAATGGCGTCAAAATTATTGAATCGACCGCGCTAAAAAGTGCAGATGTTCAATCAGCGACTCAAGCGATTGCTGAAAAATCTGACATCATTTATGCGTTAATCGATAACACCGTCGCAAGTGCGATTGAAGGGATGGTGGTTGCGGCTAACCAAGCGAAAACCCCAGTCTTTGGTGCAGCAACTTCTTATGTTGACCGCGGTGCCATTGCCAGTCTTGGCTTTGACTACTACCAAATTGGTCTACAAACAGCAGATTATGTAGTCGATATTCTGAATGGTAAAAAACCTGGTGATATCGATGTGCGTGTCGCCACCGGTTCTGACCTGGTACTAAACAAAACCGCAGCAGATAAACTGGGCTTTAAGATCCCTCAAGCGATTTTGGAGCGTGCTACTAGCATTAAATAG
- a CDS encoding acetate kinase, producing the protein MSKLVLVLNCGSSSLKFAIVDANNGDEHLTGLAECLHLPEARIKWKLDGKHEAQLGDGAAHDEALTFIVETILASKPELAEQLKAIGHRVVHGGEKFTQSALIDNDVLQGIEDCATLAPLHNPAHIIGIKAAQKAFPALKNVAVFDTAFHQTMPEEAYLYALPYSLYKEHAIRRYGMHGTSHLFIAREAAERLGKPANELNIINCHLGNGASVCAIKNGQSVDTSMGLTPLEGLVMGTRCGDIDPAIIFHLHDTLGYSVADINKMLTKESGLQGLTEVTSDCRFVEDNYGQKEEATRAMDVFCHRLAKYVAGYTASLDGRLDAIVFTGGIGENSAPIREMVLNRLAIFGIELDSAANLKARFGGEGVITSEASRIPAMVISTNEELVIAEDTARLAGI; encoded by the coding sequence ATGTCTAAGCTAGTTTTAGTTTTAAACTGCGGTAGTTCTTCGCTAAAGTTCGCAATCGTTGATGCTAATAACGGCGACGAGCATCTAACAGGTCTAGCAGAATGTCTACACCTTCCAGAAGCTCGAATCAAGTGGAAACTTGATGGTAAACACGAAGCTCAACTTGGTGATGGCGCAGCTCACGATGAAGCTCTGACTTTCATCGTAGAAACTATTCTTGCTTCTAAGCCAGAATTGGCAGAGCAGCTAAAAGCAATTGGTCACCGTGTGGTACACGGCGGCGAAAAATTCACTCAATCTGCATTGATTGACAACGACGTACTGCAAGGTATTGAAGACTGTGCAACTCTAGCACCGCTTCACAACCCAGCACACATCATTGGTATTAAAGCAGCACAAAAAGCATTCCCAGCACTGAAAAACGTTGCTGTGTTTGACACTGCTTTCCACCAAACTATGCCTGAAGAAGCATACCTATACGCTCTACCATACAGCCTGTACAAAGAGCACGCAATCCGTCGTTACGGCATGCACGGTACTTCTCACCTATTCATCGCTCGTGAAGCAGCAGAGCGTCTAGGTAAACCAGCTAACGAACTGAACATCATCAACTGCCACCTAGGTAACGGTGCTTCTGTTTGTGCAATCAAGAACGGTCAATCTGTTGATACATCAATGGGTCTAACTCCTCTTGAAGGTTTGGTAATGGGTACTCGTTGTGGTGATATCGATCCTGCGATCATTTTCCACCTACACGACACTCTTGGTTACTCTGTAGCAGACATCAACAAAATGTTGACAAAAGAATCTGGTCTACAAGGTCTAACTGAAGTGACTTCTGACTGCCGTTTCGTTGAAGACAACTACGGTCAAAAAGAAGAAGCAACTCGTGCAATGGACGTATTCTGCCACCGTTTGGCTAAATATGTTGCTGGTTACACTGCAAGCCTAGACGGTCGCCTAGACGCAATCGTATTTACTGGCGGTATCGGTGAAAACTCAGCTCCTATCCGTGAAATGGTTCTAAACCGTCTAGCCATTTTCGGTATCGAATTGGATAGCGCAGCAAACCTTAAAGCACGTTTTGGCGGCGAAGGTGTAATCACATCTGAAGCTAGCCGCATCCCAGCAATGGTTATCTCTACTAACGAAGAGCTAGTGATTGCTGAAGATACTGCGCGTCTAGCGGGTATCTAA
- a CDS encoding ABC transporter permease, protein MSAFAFFGALELGLIYGLVALGVYLTFRVLDFPDLSVDGTFPMGAAVAATAIVAGINPWIATILAIIASAALGWVTAFLTVRCGILNLLASILTSIAAFSINIRIMGRPNVALLGQDTILTPFEELGDAMYIRPLVVGVLVLLSAWFVVRLLNSDFGLGMRATGVNMRMVAAQGASVGFYTYFCLALSNGFVGFAGALFAQTNSFADVTSGVGTIVVGLAAVILGQTLIPGKKIWVAILAVIIGSVLYRLAVAFALSSGMFGLQASDLNLVTAVLVALALVMPKMKGKLKAKKASGGAA, encoded by the coding sequence ATGTCTGCTTTTGCGTTTTTTGGCGCACTTGAACTGGGCCTAATTTATGGCTTGGTGGCGCTAGGTGTTTACCTTACTTTCCGTGTGTTGGATTTTCCTGACTTAAGTGTGGATGGTACGTTCCCTATGGGGGCAGCAGTCGCTGCAACGGCGATTGTGGCCGGTATTAACCCATGGATTGCCACCATACTTGCTATTATCGCCAGTGCGGCATTAGGGTGGGTGACTGCCTTTTTAACGGTACGCTGCGGTATCTTGAATCTGCTGGCGTCGATACTGACCAGTATCGCCGCTTTTTCTATCAATATTCGCATCATGGGACGCCCAAACGTTGCCCTGCTTGGACAGGATACGATTCTTACGCCATTTGAAGAGCTTGGCGATGCCATGTATATCCGCCCGCTGGTGGTGGGTGTGTTAGTGCTACTTTCCGCGTGGTTTGTGGTGCGTCTGCTTAACAGTGATTTCGGTTTAGGTATGCGTGCTACTGGCGTGAATATGCGTATGGTGGCGGCACAAGGGGCAAGTGTTGGTTTTTACACTTACTTCTGTTTGGCATTGTCGAACGGCTTTGTTGGATTTGCAGGTGCGCTGTTTGCCCAAACGAACAGCTTTGCTGATGTGACTTCTGGGGTCGGGACGATTGTGGTCGGCTTGGCTGCCGTGATCCTGGGTCAAACCTTGATTCCTGGTAAAAAGATCTGGGTGGCTATTTTGGCGGTCATTATTGGCTCGGTCTTGTATCGTTTAGCTGTCGCGTTTGCGTTAAGTTCGGGCATGTTTGGTTTACAAGCTTCCGACCTTAACTTGGTGACGGCGGTATTGGTAGCACTTGCGCTGGTGATGCCAAAAATGAAAGGCAAATTAAAAGCGAAAAAAGCCTCTGGAGGTGCAGCATGA